Part of the Paenibacillus sp. YPG26 genome, GAACAGCGGATAGACTCCAGGGGTGCTGTCCTGATGCTTCAGGGAACGGCTTCGGATGTGGGAAAAAGCATTGTTACCACGGCGCTATGCCGTATTTTCAAGCAGGATGGAGTGCGCGCCGCTCCGTTCAAATCGCAGAATATGGCGCTGAATTCCTATGTAACTGAGGATGGCCTTGAGATCGGCAGAGCCCAAGGGGTGCAGGCCGAGGCTTGCGGGATCCAGGCCACCACGGATATGAATCCCATTCTGATTAAGCCGACTGGGGATATGCATGCCCAGGTCGTTGTGCATGGGAGGCCGCTTGCCCATATGAGCGCTGCCGCTTACCGCAGCGACTTTCTGCCGGAGGCCAAGCGGACAGTAGTGAATGCTCTTGATCGTCTTCGTTCTTCCTATGAGATTGTTCTTATGGAGGGGGCGGGGAGCCCGGCGGAGATTAATCTGAAAGACAGGGATATCGTAAATATGAATTTGGCAGGGTGGGCGGATGCCCCTGTTCTGCTAATTGCTGATATTGACCGGGGCGGGGTGTTCGCGTTCCTTGTAGGGACTCTTGAGCTGCTGACTTCCGGGGAACGGGCCAGGGTCAAGGGATTTATTATTAATAAATTCCGCGGTGATCTCGCGCTCCTTCAGCCCGGGCTGGATTGGTTGGAAGAGAGAACCGGGATACCGGTTCTGGGTGTGCTGCCCCATATTCCGGATCTGAATATCGAAGATGAGGATTCGGTTGTGCTGGACAGCAGCTCAGGCCGAAGCTCCGCCCGGAGTCTGGATATCGCTGTCATCAGGTATCCGCGGATTTCAAATTTTACAGACTTTGATACTCTGGCTGCGGAAGAGGATGTTACCTTGCGTTACGTATCTCGTGGGGCTGAACTGGGTATACCTGATGTTATTATCCTTCCCGGGACCAAGAATACCCTTGGAGACCTGATCTACCTGCGGGAGCAAGGACTGGATCAGGCCATTCATGCGGCAATGCGCCAACCGAATACGAGGCTTGTGGGGATATGCGGTGGCTATCAAATGCTGGGCAGAGAGCTGACGGACCCTGACGCTTATGATTCAGGACGGGCAGGCGAGGGCGCCGGGCTTGACTGGCTGCCCATGAAGACGGTGTTTTTGCCTGAGAAGAAGACCATTCGTGTTACTGGAACCCTGCTTGAGGCTCATTCGAAGCTCATCCATTCGGAATCTCCAGTCATACCCATCCAGGGTTATGAAATACATACAGGTGAATCCACTTGGATGGAAGGAAGTGTCCCCAAGCCATTATTTGAACTTACCAGCAGCCATCGGGCAGTCGAAGAGAAATGGCTGGAAGGCGCAGTAAGTGAAGACGGCCGGATAATGGGAACTTACCTGCATGGGGTGTTCGACAATGATCTATGGCGCCGCGCCTGGCTGAACAAAGTGAGGCTGGACAAGGGCCTTGCGCCTATTCATGATACTTTCTCGGCGGCAGACCGCAAGGAACAGGCTTTCGACCGACTGGCCTCAATTACGCGCGAGCATCTGGATATGAACCGGATCTACGAGATTGCGGGCTTAACTTCCCGGAGTCCGGATAGGTAAGTTGAACAACTTATTCAATACCGATAACCAAGGGTCTGAAATGAGTGTGAAATGATGCTGGAGTAGCGGTTCTCAAGGAATCTTCTTAGGCTGCCATACGTGTAACTCGACAGTTCAACTTAAATAGGATTTGGACCTTCTAATGACAAAAAGGTATAGCCATGTCCAAGAGGTCTGTGTTAGAGTAGTATTTGCTCTTCCTGAGGTATCCTAAGCCTTAGATCAGCCGCGGTTCGTAACCATCCCGCGTAACCAAAACTAGGAAGGAAGAGGAAGATGTTCAATTTTAGCTGGGGCGTGCTGTTCGTTCTTGTGAACTTCACGTTCTTTTTGATGTGCTACAAGTTCTTTGGTAAGAAAGGGCTGTATGCATGGATTGGCGTTGCGACCGTTATCGCCAATATTCAGGTAGCCAAAACGATCGATATGTTCGGTATTGTCATGACTCTCGGGAACACGATGTATGTAAGTCTGTATCTGACCAGCGACCTGCTGAATGAGAAGTTCGGACGAGAGGAAGCCCGCAAAGCGGTCTGGTTCGGCTTCTTCACCTTGATTATGACGACGGTTATTATGCAGATGGTTCTGATCTTTGAACCACAATCCGGTGATTTCGCTCAACCGGCTATGCAGACGATCTTCGGTCTTCTGCCGAGGCTGGCCATTGGAAGCCTCACTGCATACTTCATCAGTCAGTTCCTGGATGTACGTCTGTATGCGTGGATTCGCAAATTCTATCCGAAGCGGAATCAGCTCTGGATAAGGAATAACGGAAGCACGATGATTAGTTCTTTTGTAGATACGCTGATTTTCTGTACAATTGCCTTTGCTGGCCCGATGTACAGTCTATCCGACTGGTTGGAAATCTTGTTCACGACCTATATCGCCAAATTCGTACTGACCGCTGCCGGTACGCCATTCTTATATATCGCCCGGAACTTCAGGCACAAGGAAGACGAAGCCACGCTTCTTCGTGCGGGGCAGTAACAGACAGAAGAGAACTGGCACCCCAGGTTAATCAACTACAGTATCATTGGTTCAGGCGTGGTCTGGCGTCTATTTTATGATACATGAAGAAACCTCGCTTAAATTAGAATCGGATGGTGGTACTTCCGTTCTAACAAGGCGAGGTTTCTTCAGTTCTACATATTCTGAAGGCAGCCTATTCCAGGATCGTCAGCGTCTTAGGGAATGAGGTTAAGACTTCGACTCCGTCTGGAGTCACAGCGATGTCATCCTCAATCCGGACCCCCCCTACTCCCGGGACATAGATTCCCGGCTCCACGGTGAACACATTGCCTGCTTGCAGAAGTGCTTCGTTCTTCCCGTGGACACATGGATATTCATGCACATCAATCCCCAGTCCATGTCCGAGCCGGTGCATGAAATATTCGCCGTAACCAGCCTGATCGATGACTGTGCGTGCGGCAAGATCGATTGAGGCAAAGGTTACGCCTGGTCTAATACAGCGAATGGCCTGTTCATTGGCTTCGAGTACCGCTTTATAGATTTGGGTGAGCTCCGGGGAAGGTTCGCCGAAGGCAAAGGTCCGGGTAATATCCGAAGCATAACCATCCGCATAGACACCTATGTCGTACATTAGCAGATCGCCGTGCTTCAGCTTTCTCGTTCCTGGCACACCATGAGGAAGAGCCGTCTTCTCACCAAAAAGCACCATAGAGTCGAAGGAAGGACCGTCAGCGCCCAGTCTTCTGATCTGATACTCGATTTCAGCTACGAGTTCATTCTCCGTAACGCCTTCCTTTACTTTGGTCAGACCTTCTTTCAGCACTTGCTCTATTAAAAGGACGGCATGCTTGATCTTGGCAATTTCGTCTGCGGATTTGCGAACTCTCATATCCTGAAGCCAGGGGCCGAGATCCTGATACCGGGCGAAGGTCAGATGTTCCTGGAGTGACTCGAAACGGGCTACCGAGAGATGATTCTTTTCCAGCGCCATCGTTCCAGATGATCCCTTCAGTGCCTGGTTGAGTACGAGATAAGGATTATCCGTATCCGTATGTGTATAAATGCGGCTGATGTCAGAGGCGGCATGGGCGGCTTCTTCATCCAGAGCAGGGACGACGAGGAAGGGTTCTTCACCAAGCGTCATCGCTGCAGCAAGAAATCGTTCATGAGGATTGCTTAGAAATCCGGTTAAATAATAGACATGCTTGGGGTCGGTAATTAGCAAAGACTGTATCCCGTGTTCTTGCATCTGGTGCTCAAGGGTAGACCATTTCAGGTTCATTGATGTACTTCCTTTCAAGATTGAGAGATAAGCGCCTGCCTGATGTCCCGCATCTGCTCCATATGGCGCTGTTCATGCATACCTAAAAATTCCCTCCACTGCTTCAGATCCATAAGTCCGAATACGGGATGGGGAAAAGACAGCTGGGTCAGCTGATCATCGGTATGTCCTTCAAGCACCTGGATGAGTGAAGCACGGGATTGCTCCAGCTGCTCCTTCAGCTGCCCGAAGGACCTCGGTTCTTCAGTCGGAATCATATGAGGCGGTGCCTGAATACGGCGGGTTCGGTCAAGCGTCAAATGATAGGGCTTGATGCTTGTTGGAGCGGACTGACCCTGCTTCAGGGTTTCACCAAATTTATGGGCTATTGTCCGCTCCATCAGGTACAGATGATCGAGTACCTGGGCGATGCTCCATTGTCCGGGGTCAAGGCGGACGTTAAGCTGCCGATCATTCAAACCGGCTGCAAGCTCATATATGTGCTGTCTGATTTGCTGATTCTGTTCCATGACACCTGCCTCCTTTGTGATTGCTTATATTGAGATCATATCAGAATTGGAAAAGGATAAAAAATAACATGCCTTCGACTGGAGATGTGGCGCTGCTTGGCCATGTTTAATTTTGCGGAGATTACGGTATAAAGGAGATATCAAAGGATAAGAGGTGAGAAGCATGGAGGAGCGCGGCAAAATCAACAATGGGCCATCCGGCATGGATAATCCCGAGCAGTACAAGACCGATCAGGAGAGCTTGTTCGACAAGTTCGAAAGCGAGCTGAATGTGGATTCAATCCCGGTGGAGGATCTGAATGAGGAAGTTAGGGAAGAGCGTAACAAGGAAGAGACCAAGCATACTTCTTCTACTCAGAAGAAATATAAGGTGGATTTTGAATAGCGAGGGGTCCGGGCAGGCAGCACAAAGACTCCGTCAATCTGGGTGATGACGGAGTCTTTGTGCTGCATGTATCCTCCTATTGCTCAGCTGGTAACAGATATGCGGCCTAGGGCCAAGCGCCTGACGTATCTAACGCCATTAATGCGGTCTTGAAGCATCTAACCTTGAATCTAGCGTGATCCTGACGCCGCTAACCCGAACTTGACGCATCGACACATCTAACGTTACTAATGTGCCCGTGCTCGGAAGCTTCAATCGGGGCCGCAGGCCGCTAATCCCGAAGTTCCCTGATTAGTCCGGCCGGGGTGCCGCCTTGAAGGACGCTCACCATATTCTCCGCAGCCTGCATGGCCATGTCCAGACGTGTCTTCTCGGTGGATGAGCCAATATGGGGGAGCAGTACCACATTAGGAAAGGACAAGAGCGGATTATCCGGATGTACGGGCTCCTTCTCAAATACATCCAGGCCGGCTCCGTAGATTTTCTTGTTCTGAAGGGCCCGGACAAGCGCTTCCTCATCCACCGTCTGTCCGCGTGAGGCGTTAATGAAGATGGCTGTCTTCTTCATCCGGGAGAATTCAGCCTCCCCGATCAGATGATGCGTATCCTCCGTGAGTGGAGTCATAAGCACGATGAAGTCGGATTGCTCAAGCAGTTCCTCCATTGTCACGTACGAGGCGTTAAATTCCTGCTCCCCTTGTTCATTGCGGTTGCGGTTATGATACAGAATATTCATGCCGAACCCGAATTTGGCTCGGCGTGCAACTGTTCGGCCGATGCTTCCCATCCCAATGATGCCAAGCGTCTTGTGATGTACATCCAGACCGAACAGGCTTTCATTATCTCCGCGCTTCCAGCTGCCTTCCCGTACGTACTTGTCCATTTCAGGGACACGCCGTGCAACAGACAGCATCAGAGCGATAATGAGGTCTGCTACGGTGTCATTAAGAACATTAGGGGTATTAGTTCCCTTGATCCCCCGCTGCTTCATTGCAACAAGATCAAAGTTGTTGTAGCCAACACTCATCGTACTCACCACTTTGAGATGGGGAGCATGATCAAGCAGCTCGGCG contains:
- a CDS encoding DinB family protein, producing MEQNQQIRQHIYELAAGLNDRQLNVRLDPGQWSIAQVLDHLYLMERTIAHKFGETLKQGQSAPTSIKPYHLTLDRTRRIQAPPHMIPTEEPRSFGQLKEQLEQSRASLIQVLEGHTDDQLTQLSFPHPVFGLMDLKQWREFLGMHEQRHMEQMRDIRQALISQS
- a CDS encoding cobyric acid synthase — protein: MEQRIDSRGAVLMLQGTASDVGKSIVTTALCRIFKQDGVRAAPFKSQNMALNSYVTEDGLEIGRAQGVQAEACGIQATTDMNPILIKPTGDMHAQVVVHGRPLAHMSAAAYRSDFLPEAKRTVVNALDRLRSSYEIVLMEGAGSPAEINLKDRDIVNMNLAGWADAPVLLIADIDRGGVFAFLVGTLELLTSGERARVKGFIINKFRGDLALLQPGLDWLEERTGIPVLGVLPHIPDLNIEDEDSVVLDSSSGRSSARSLDIAVIRYPRISNFTDFDTLAAEEDVTLRYVSRGAELGIPDVIILPGTKNTLGDLIYLREQGLDQAIHAAMRQPNTRLVGICGGYQMLGRELTDPDAYDSGRAGEGAGLDWLPMKTVFLPEKKTIRVTGTLLEAHSKLIHSESPVIPIQGYEIHTGESTWMEGSVPKPLFELTSSHRAVEEKWLEGAVSEDGRIMGTYLHGVFDNDLWRRAWLNKVRLDKGLAPIHDTFSAADRKEQAFDRLASITREHLDMNRIYEIAGLTSRSPDR
- a CDS encoding queuosine precursor transporter, which produces MFNFSWGVLFVLVNFTFFLMCYKFFGKKGLYAWIGVATVIANIQVAKTIDMFGIVMTLGNTMYVSLYLTSDLLNEKFGREEARKAVWFGFFTLIMTTVIMQMVLIFEPQSGDFAQPAMQTIFGLLPRLAIGSLTAYFISQFLDVRLYAWIRKFYPKRNQLWIRNNGSTMISSFVDTLIFCTIAFAGPMYSLSDWLEILFTTYIAKFVLTAAGTPFLYIARNFRHKEDEATLLRAGQ
- a CDS encoding Xaa-Pro peptidase family protein, whose product is MNLKWSTLEHQMQEHGIQSLLITDPKHVYYLTGFLSNPHERFLAAAMTLGEEPFLVVPALDEEAAHAASDISRIYTHTDTDNPYLVLNQALKGSSGTMALEKNHLSVARFESLQEHLTFARYQDLGPWLQDMRVRKSADEIAKIKHAVLLIEQVLKEGLTKVKEGVTENELVAEIEYQIRRLGADGPSFDSMVLFGEKTALPHGVPGTRKLKHGDLLMYDIGVYADGYASDITRTFAFGEPSPELTQIYKAVLEANEQAIRCIRPGVTFASIDLAARTVIDQAGYGEYFMHRLGHGLGIDVHEYPCVHGKNEALLQAGNVFTVEPGIYVPGVGGVRIEDDIAVTPDGVEVLTSFPKTLTILE
- a CDS encoding D-glycerate dehydrogenase, producing MTTTKPKVFIARPVPPEVEAYIGRHCTYSKWEGEKPLTSEQLAGHITDVEGLLTAGGRIDAELLDHAPHLKVVSTMSVGYNNFDLVAMKQRGIKGTNTPNVLNDTVADLIIALMLSVARRVPEMDKYVREGSWKRGDNESLFGLDVHHKTLGIIGMGSIGRTVARRAKFGFGMNILYHNRNRNEQGEQEFNASYVTMEELLEQSDFIVLMTPLTEDTHHLIGEAEFSRMKKTAIFINASRGQTVDEEALVRALQNKKIYGAGLDVFEKEPVHPDNPLLSFPNVVLLPHIGSSTEKTRLDMAMQAAENMVSVLQGGTPAGLIRELRD